In Fusarium fujikuroi IMI 58289 draft genome, chromosome FFUJ_chr08, one genomic interval encodes:
- a CDS encoding related to 6-hydroxy-d-nicotine oxidase, with translation MHLNSLLVSSLFAASALAAPSASTKKACEEISKAIPGRVSQPFTINYNSQSSGYWSTALREIKPACVVTAKSAEDVSKAVTILNKYPDVKFAAKSGGHDPNPTHATAGDGVLISLNEMVGATYDADKKVAYVKPGGEWNDVISQLNKEGVAIVGGRLGLVGVGGLLTQGGISFLSAQYGLAADNVVSWEMVNWNGTIINVDAKTQPELAVALRGSGSQFGIVTQFTVKAYPVGKVWGGIRTYDESKTDELYEAMHDFIPYSNEDPKAAIIVTSLILTGSSRINLLFYFYQGEKPPTTGAFADLLKIKSTLSTTKTQSYPDLLKSNGAGVSLLNSRISFRTATIPYFPKDSTVYAEIADKFVDITSTYFKNLRGLASQCSVDFQPLPSAIGKHTEERGGNAIGFTANDPNRVLLEIQCAWIEKRYDDTVRQFSKDLTAYIEDKLPEWIERNGGDVDEYLPLFMNDAMYDQNVTGTYKDYAKFKELQREADPEGVLRERMGGFKY, from the exons ATGCATCTTAATTCGCTCCTTGTATCCTCCCTCTTCGCCGCTTCCGCCCTCGCGGCACCAAGCGCTTCAACAAAGAAAGCCTGTGAAGAGATCTCAAAAGCCATTCCGGGTCGCGTCTCACAGCCTTTTACTATCAACTACAACAGTCAATCTTCGGGGTACTGGTCTACGGCTCTACGTGAGATCAAGCCCGCTTGCGTCGTCACTGCCAAGTCAGCCGAAGATGTTTCCAAGGCTGTTACGATCTTGAACAAGTATCCGGATGTCAAATTCGCTGCTAAGAGTGGTGGACATGACCCTAACCCTACTCACGCTACTGCCGGTGATGGAGTTCTGATTTCGTTGAATGAGATGGTTGGCGCTACTTATGATGCTGATAAAAAGGTTGCGTATGTCAAGCCTGGTGGAGAGTGGAATGACGTTATTTCACAGCTCAACAAGGAAGGCGTTGCTATCGTTGGAGGTCGCCTTG GactggttggtgttggaggtCTGCTTACACAAGGTGGCATCTCATTTCTGAGCGCTCAATATGGCTTGGCTGCTGAT AACGTTGTCTCTTGGGAGATGGTTAACTGGAACGGCACAATTATCAACGTCGACGCCAAGACTCAGCCCGAACTTGCCGTCGCCTTGAGAGGAAGTGGAAGCCAGTTTGGTATCGTCACTCAATTCACCGTCAAGGCCTATCCCGTTGGAAAGGTCTGGGGCGGTATTCGCACCTACGATGAGTCCAAGACAGACGAACTCTATGAGGCGATGCACGACTTCATCCCATACAGCAACGAAGACCCCAAGGCCGCTATCATTGTTACCAGTCTCATTCTCACTGGAAGCAGCAGAATCAACCTTTTGTTCTACTTCTATCAAGGCGAGAAACCTCCTACCACTGGAGCCTTTGCCGACTTGTTGAAGATTAAGTCGACGCTTTCTACTACCAAGACACAATCGTATCCTGATCTA CTCAAGTCCAACGGCGCCGGAGTTTCATTGTTGAACTCGAGAATCTCATTCAGA ACCGCTACAATTCCCTACTTCCCCAAGGATTCAACCGTATACGCCGAAATCGCCGACAAGTTCGTCGACATCACAAGCACCTACTTTAAAAACCTCCGCGGTCTCGCCTCCCAATGCTCCGTCGACTTCCAACCCCTCCCCTCCGCAATTGGCAAACACACCGAAGAACGCGGCGGAAACGCCATCGGCTTCACCGCAAACGACCCTAATCGTGTCCTTCTCGAGATCCAGTGCGCGTGGATTGAGAAGCGCTACGACGACACTGTTCGTCAGTTCTCCAAGGACTTGACTGCTTATATTGAAGATAAGCTTCCTGAGTGGATTGAGAGGAATGGAGGCGATGTGGATGAGTATCTACCTTTGTTTATGAATGATGCTATGTATGATCAGAATGTCACGGGGACTTATAAGGATtatgccaagttcaaggagctGCAGCGCGAGGCTGATCCGGAGGGTGTTTTGAGAGAGAGGATGGGTGGCTTTAAGTACTAG